Proteins from a genomic interval of Candidatus Woesearchaeota archaeon:
- the msrA gene encoding peptide-methionine (S)-S-oxide reductase MsrA — MQKKLSKATFGMGCFWNPEYFFSKLDGVYSTRVGYSGGTLEKPNYDNLGDHSEVVEITYDNSRISFTKLLENFWREHDPTQIQETQYKSLILYHNQYQRELANSSKNQIQKQFSKIIKTKIIPLKKFYKAEDYHQKYMKKKEIKNL, encoded by the coding sequence ATGCAAAAAAAACTAAGTAAAGCGACTTTTGGTATGGGTTGTTTTTGGAATCCTGAATATTTTTTCTCAAAATTAGATGGAGTATATTCAACTAGAGTAGGATATTCTGGCGGTACACTAGAAAAACCCAATTATGATAATTTAGGAGATCATAGCGAAGTAGTAGAAATTACCTATGATAATTCTAGAATCTCATTCACCAAACTCTTAGAAAATTTTTGGAGAGAACATGACCCAACACAAATTCAAGAAACACAATACAAGTCTTTAATACTATATCACAACCAATATCAACGAGAACTCGCAAATTCATCAAAAAATCAAATACAAAAACAATTTTCAAAAATAATTAAAACAAAAATAATTCCATTAAAGAAATTCTATAAAGCAGAAGATTATCATCAAAAATATATGAAAAAAAAAGAGATAAAGAATTTGTGA